The genomic region ACGCTGTGTCTCAGTTTTTCCTTCTTGACTATTAGCCCCCTCTTCTCAAGCTCCTCCGCCATTCTCTTCCTTGCTTCTCTCACTGGCAGCCCTTTCAGGAACCCAGCGTTCTCGTTCATCGTTCCATCTGGGTTAATCAGTATGCGAGGTTTAAGTCCAAGCTCCTTTATCACTTGTACGTCTATCCAGTCACCATAGCTACTTATCATTACTAATCCAGTGCCGAATTCAGGCTTAGCTGCAGGGTGCTCGATAATGGGGACCTCAAACTCGTATATTGGTGTTATTGCGTGGAAGCCTTTAAGACGCTTGTACCTATTATCCTCCGGATTGAAGATTACTGCCCTTGCAGCACCTATGAGCTCTGGCCGCGTAGTCGCTATTACTATCTCCTCACCGGTTTCTTTAACTCTCCACTTAACATAGTAGAGGTATGCTTCCTCTTCCTTATGCTCGATTTCCGCCTCGCTTAGTGAAGTCCTACAACGAGGGCACCAATTAACGGGCTTTTCATCCTCATAGATAAGGCCTCGCTTCCATAATTCAATGAATGTTGCCTGCGTTAGCTTTCTATATTCAGGACTATCTGTACCATTGCGCAAATATGTAAAGCTACATCCTAGCCTCCTCCATATTCTTACATGCTCCGCCTCTATCTTGTCAAGTTCTTTTCGACATAGTTCTAAGAACTTCTCCCTACCTTCCCTTGTTTTCGCCATTTCATGCGCTAATATGTTGTATTTCTTTTCGACAGCAACTTCTACGGGTAAGCCGTTTCTATCAGCGTACCACGGCACAAATACGCTCCATCCCTTCATTCTGAAGTAGCGTGCAACCATATCGATTTGTGCATAATGTGCTGCAGCTCCAACATGCCACTTGCCACTCGGGTATGGAGGTGGCGTATCTATTACGAGAATAGGCTTGTTTTCATCGAGCTTAAACTCGTAAAGTTTCTCCTTATCCCATGTTTCTAGGAGCTGTTTTTCTATACTCTTATCCCATGCTCTTTCATTTATCTTAGGTTTGAAGTTCTTGGAGGACGAAGGTTAACACCCCAGTTGCGACGCCATGTTTCTCTGGTGGCTTAAAAGCGTTATAGTTGTAGTGTCTGTGGTGTGGTATTGCTACGGCTAAGGTATAAGAGTATAGCGGTGTAATACACGTTAGGTACGCGCTGCGTGAGTCAGAGAAACAGAGTAACAAAAATACGGGTTTTGACTCAGATCTGGCCTCTCTCACTCTATTCTGGGTATTACACTACGTATTCCCACTAAGTAGGCAGGGGGTGCTGCAACCCCCCTACCCGGGCAAACGTAAAGTCTATAAATGTGTGCACGGGGTACACTCTACACGGAAACTGGGTAGGCTACAGAATAGAGTAAGAGGTGTGTTGGGTTGGCGTGTGAGAAGCCTGTTAAGGTTCGTGACCCGACTACTGGTAAGGAGGTTGAGCTAGTACCTATCAAGGTGTGGCAGCTAGCACCTAGGGGCAGGAAGGGCGTAAAGATAGGCCTCTTCAAGAGCCCCGAGACAGGAAAATACTTCAGAGCCAAAGTACCCGACGACTACCCAATATGCAGCTAAAACAAAAGTTATAAAATAATGATTTTTTATATTTCATTTCTTGTATTTGTATTCTCAAGTTTCTCTTTCTGGTAGCTTTGCATAATCTTCTTGAAGCTTATTAGATAATCTCTTTTACTCTTTATACAGATTTTGCCAGATCGGTGTGCTGTATTGATAGATTGTGTTGCCCGTGCGCCTGGCAAGATTATCCTGCTTGGCGAGCACTGGGTCGTTCATGGTGCGCGGGCTATTGCTGCTGCTATAGGGCTTTATGCTAGAGCTATAGGTTCTCGGAGCCATGAAGACGGTATTGTAGTTAGGAGTAGGGAGCTTGGCGTAACAGAGGATATTTCAAGGGAGTGTAAAGTCTTCTGTAATCTTCGTGAGGCTGTTAACTTTCTAGCAAAGACTAGTGGAAGAGAGCCTTGGCCCGCAAATATAGTTATTGAGTCCGATATACCGATGGGGGCGGGTCTTGGCAGTAGTGCTGCTGTTGCTGTAGCCTTCTCTGCATGCTATGCAGCTTTGGGTGGACTTTCTCTCGATTTTTCACTTATATCTAGAGCCGCATATGAGTCGGAGAAAATAGTACACGGTAGACCTAGCGGTATTGACAATACTGTTGCTACTTATGGGGGCTTTATGATATATCATAAGGAGAGGGGGTTTACGCCATTAAGCGACGTTAGAACTGAAAACATACGACTCCTGGTGATAGATACAGGTATTCCCCGTTCAACAGGTAAAGCGGTTGCATTATTTAGTAAGCGTTTAAATGTGCTCGGGGCTATAGGATATAGACTGTTGAATATAGCCGACAGCATAGTTGATGAAACTGTAAGAGCTTTGAAGGAAGGAGATCCCGCGAAAATAGGTCTAATGATGGATGTCGCACACGGCCTCTTAAACGCTATGGGAGTATCTCATGAGGCGCTTGAAGAAGTTGTCCACCTTGCTAGGCGGCTGGGCGCATATGGTGCAAAATTGACAGGTGCCGGGATGGGTGGTACAGCTATAGCCCTAGTCTCTGAGAGCAATGCAGATATTATCACGAAAGAGCTTGTAAGGAAGGGTTACAAAGTCTATGATGTAGAGATAGGAGTAGGTGGTGTTACGTACGAAGGCTCTTCGTGAATTCTCTCTATTGTGTGCATGATCTATAGGGGAACAGAGAACGTATTATCCTCGTATTATTGTCTCAGTCTCCACCTATCCCGACTAAGCTCTCCAAACCTACATATAGGGAGAGTTAATGGTGCTCAGCATAGGATTTACCAGACAGCTTCACACAGGAATAGTGCTGACCGCTAGTGGGGTTTCTCGATGCGTTGAAGTAGAGGGATTTGCGACTCTAACTCCTATTCCACTTATAAGCCAGATCGGCATAGGAGTATCATTTGATGTCCCGGTTGTAGCGGAGGCATGCGGCCTGGGAAGCATAGGCGTAGACGAAGATGTTGAGATAAGAGTATATGGTAGAGGCTTATCTTTCTCTAACCCCGCTTTGCCAAGGCTCTTAGAAGAGGTCGTTATACATGCGTATCTAGAGAATGGTTCCATAGATTCACTTGATTTATCAGAAGTAGGCGAGCCGCTTGCGTCTGTCGAAACCATTGTTGCAAGCCTTGAAGGTAGTACGCTAGTCATGAACCATGTTATGCTTCCGATATATGATTTGAGCGGTTTATGGGGGGTTATCATAAAGCTGAGAAAGCCTCTAGCTAGGGAGAAGATAGTTGAGGAACTTGTGTCGAATATAGGGAGGTACGAAGATATAATTCTTGCCAATATTGATGACCCGTTAACAGCCCTATACGATGTCATTGTTCGTCTCAATGATCGTATAGGGCTGAGACCACTAAGCAGATTCATTAAGATCGCTGAAGAGTATTCAGTACTAGCTCCTATTATAGACATAAGTGGTAGACTTGTTGCCTTCATAGTTGATAGTGCAGAAGCGGCTTTTGAGGTTTCAAATGAAATGATAAAGTATGGTGATGTTATTGAAGCCCCTACTAGTGTTCTATACTCTTCGTAAAAAGCAAGTATTCTTCGAATATGTTAGCTATGCAGGCTACTAAAGTTACTAGAAATTTCAGTGCTTGCGTGCAACTATTTACACGGGGTTCCACTGTGCTATTTCGGGTGAGCGCTCGATGTATAATAATAAGGGACGGTAAGATTCTCCTACAGCTGAGTAAGAAAGGAGATTTTTACAGGCTTCCTGGTGGACGAGTAAAGCCTGAAGAGACCATTGTACAAGCACTTGAAAGAGAGCTCAGAGAAGAATTGGGAATAGAGAAAATAATTGACCCAGAATTATTATTCATTGTTGAATCGTTCTATAGGCGTCATAGCGGCGTTGTGCATGAGATTGGTTTCTATTTTGGCTGCGATAAAGCTAGCATTGATTTCGACAAAATAGTGCCTAAGGAAAACCACTTAAGAATAGAATGGGTTCCTCTAGAGAAAGTAAATCAGCATAATTTAAGACCAAGCGCTTTAGCTCCATACCTTGTAAAGCTAGGCGAAAGCAAGCCAGAAAAACCAATTTATATAGTCAATGTAGATGTAAATAGTATTTAGAAAACATAAATTGATTCCTTGTCTTTATTTTTCGCCGAAAACGAGTTCTACTCCTTTGGGATAGATATAGACGTTCTTTCCTTGAGCTTGGCCTGGTAGGTTTGGCTTAAACGCTGCAATTACCACACCTTTTCCTCCATGAACGTGTATTATCTTTCCGTGGTATTCGTTGCCTTTATTATCGCGGTATAAGACCTTCCATCCGATAAACTTTGAAGCCTCATTGCGCGTGTTAATGCCATCAATCCGTATGAATACCTGGTTTTCGTATTGTGTGTTGGAGCCAAGCCTATAGCCCAGTATGATGCCAGTATATACTTTCTGCTCGCTGCTCATCTGTATTCCAACCCCCAGCAGCAACAACCGTAGCTGGGTGTTTAAAAGTAGTGATACTTAGAACTCTAAGCGGACAAAGCTCCTAGGTGGCGATAAGCATGTGTGCAAAGCTTACTAAGCCGCATATAGTGGTTGAGCCTCCGGGGCCACGTGCGCGTGAAATAGTTGAAAAGGACAAGCAGTATCTTATGCAGAGTTTCGTTCGCTGGTATCCTCTTGTAGTCGAACGTGCAGAAGACTATGTCATCTATGATGTTGATGGAAATGCATACATAGACCTAAATGCTGGGCTAGGCGTCCTTAATGTAGGGTCAACTAATCCGGAAGTAGTAAAGGCGGCAACCGAGCAGCTCAAGAAATTCACACATTACAGCCTTACAGATTTCTACTACAAGAACGCGGTTGATTTAGCCGAAAAACTGGTAAACATTGCACCTGTTGAAAAACCCGCTAAAGTATTCTATACAAATAGTGGTGCAGAAAGCATTGAGGCCTCTATAAAAGCGGCACGTTATTCCACAGGAAGGCAGTACCTCATAGCGTTTCTTGGCGCATTCCATGGCAGAACAATGGGGGCAGTATCTCTAACAGCGAGTAAGCCTGTGCAGAGAAAGGGCTTCGCGCCGCTACTTCCTAGCGTGATACACGTCCCATATCCGTATCCATATAGGTGTCCCTTCGGCACAGATGATCCCGAGGAGTGCGGTGAGCGCACGATAGGGTTCTTAGAAGAATGGGTATTTGGAAAACTTGTGGATCCAACAGAGGTGGCAGCAGTTATAGCTGAGCCTATACAGGGTGAAGGAGGTTACATTGTTCCGCCGGATAACTTCTTTCCTAAGCTAGTAAATCTCTTGAGAAGGCATGGAATACTCTTCGTAAGTGACGAGGTACAAGCAGGTATATGTAGGACCGGAAAATGGTTTGCTATTGAGCATTGGAACGTGAAGCCAGACATTATAGCCTCGGCTAAAGCAATAGCTGGAGGTCTTCCTCTCGGAGCAGTTATAGGAACGGATAAGGCTATGAGCATAGGTCCAGGAGGTCACGCATCAACCTTTGGTGGTAACCCGGTATCTGTTGCAGCAGCCCTAGCAGTCATAGACTTTATTGAGAAGAACAAGCTTTGTGAAAGGGCAGCACGATTAGGCGAAAAAGTAATCAAAAGATTCCAAGAGGCAATGAATGAAACTCAGCTGATAGGCGATGTTCGTGGGAAGGGACTAATGATAGGTGTTGAACTAGTTCGTGACAAGAAGACAAAGGAGCCAGCCAAAGAAGAACTTGCAGAAATACTGATGAGGCTTTTCAAGAAAGGCTATCTGGTTATAGGCGCCGGAGTTTCAACTATAAGAATTGCGCCGCCGCTAACTATAGACGAAGAGGCCCTAATGAACGCGGTTGAGGCAATAATAGAGGAGATCAAAAAGGTGGAGAAGGAGAGAAGAAAGTAATATAGCCTAACCACATTTTCTGCTAACTGTATTAAATTCTGGCCTAATGCACCTAATGTTGAGTGACAACATTAATATGGTGCTTAACTTAATTAGCTCCACACTTCCTAGCTGGAGAGTGGATACGCGTAGGTCAAGTAGGGCGTTTGAGCATCATTGTGATGAGGCTTACAAGGGGCTAAGCCGCCAGGCGATGGGCTATGAACCCGCGGCTGACCGCTTCTTGTTACGTTTATTCTTTTCCTCTTTTCCGCCAAGTATTCTCAAGAGATTTTTCCTTGGCACTTCAAAAACATTGGTTGCAATGAATGCTATATATTCGTCGTCTGGCATGATCTTCTGAAGCCCTATACGTGCTGCAAGGGCTTGCTTGAATGCCTCCTTCGCTATTCTGCTTCGTATCTCTTTTGATGCTATTGCTTGCGCGAGTCTTAGTGCTATGTAAAATCTTGCATATTTTCGGACAGTTCTTTCCTGCTCAGGCAGCACTTCTGGTATCTTCTGTAGCAATTCTATGAGTTTGTCCTCTTCCTCAAACCCCATTATGACTTTTGTCGTTACGACTCTTAGCATGCGAGCTATGGTGTTATCGTCCACATGTCCTCCTAGTAGGAATAGGACAAATTTCCGCGCCTCTTCGGGCGGTCTTAGTAGGATAGTGATTGCGGCCTCTTCCAAGGTCTCCTCGTAATTAAACAACTTATGAAACAGATCAGGGTTTTCCTCATTAAGCATCAATGCATACTTTCCTATTACGTATAGTGTCGCCATTTCCTTGTCCCATATATCGGGGGGCCATGCCTTGCCGCGGAGTGGTTGTAGTGCCTTCTTCCGATAGGTCTCTTCAAGAATTTTTGTTGCCGTCTCCCGATCAGCAACCTTTTTTTGCAAAATCTGTGAAAGAACCTCCATGGCGGCATTTATCCTATTTTTCATAGACTCCCTAGCTTTACGTGGATCTAAGCTCTCCAACTTTCTAGCACCCTTGCCGCAATATTCTTTATCGCTAATGTAAGGCCATCCGGCTTACCATATGCCCTAATCCTGCCATCCCGATACACTATCAGTTTGACAAATCCACCTCTAAGGCGTATATAAAGGACTTGTTTGTTAACTCTCTGTTCAAGCCTAGTAATTTCTAGCTCGGGCCACCTCTCGCGCAGCCTCTTAACGAACTTTACTAACGTGTCCTCCGTAAACCATCTATGTGGCATCCGTTTCCAGCCTCGCCTAAGCCTCCTCTTTGCCCGAGCCTCATCATTATTCAGATCTGCGTGAGCAAGTCATTGGCTCTCCGGTTTCCTCGGTAAAAGAATAAGGGTTCAGCGGACTATTAGGCTTCTCTAGGCTGATCCTTGGTGGGGCAGCGCATTGTACTTGACTATAGCGATGACAAGGATATGCCTGAAAAGGTCTTAGTTGTTAAGGGGCACTGTGGGCTAGATTCATGTTTCATACTTTTCTACATGTATCGTGGAAAGCCATATGTCGTAATAGTGCCGGCTAGACCCTCGCCCCTTTGTACTCTATTGAAGCCTTCTGAGGCGAGAATTATTGAAAGAATTCTTAGAGATCTCGGTATTCAAGCTCTTTACTTACCGGCTTGCAAAGTTGCAGCCATGTTGCTAAGGCCTTCCATAAAGGATACTATTGATGCAATGATTAGTTTTGGGCTAGTAGATTACGTTGATTGAGCCTTGCTCGTTCTCGGATTTTGATACGCAAAGATCTGGCGCGCTACATGCTTGTTTGCGATTAATGTCAATTATTATCCTATAAGCTAGTCCATCTATGTCACGTATCTCGAGAACCCCTTCTCTATATGTCAAGGTTATATAGCCTATTTTTCTCAGATTTCTCGCACTATATGCTTCTATTGATATAGTTTCTAAGACTTTGCCCTCAATATGGTCTATTTTCACTTCGGTTGATGAAGGGTCAAGTAATATGCGATTAGCAATATACACTTTTCTAAGCGTATATGCTAGTACGCTTGGCTCGAGAAGAACATAGTTATCAAACACGCTTAATGCTTCTAGGGCTTTCTTTGCGATATAGAGTCCGCTTCTAACATCCCTAGAGTATGGTTCTAGGCTTATTTTTCTCTGCTGAGGTATTTTCCGAATCCAGTACTCATATACTATACCTATAGTTTCATATGTAAGAGAGTTCAAACCTAGAGAACTTATGCGTTTAGCACTACTGAGTTTAGAAGAATAAGAGCCACTATAGT from Pyrofollis japonicus harbors:
- a CDS encoding 50S ribosomal protein L35ae — protein: MSSEQKVYTGIILGYRLGSNTQYENQVFIRIDGINTRNEASKFIGWKVLYRDNKGNEYHGKIIHVHGGKGVVIAAFKPNLPGQAQGKNVYIYPKGVELVFGEK
- a CDS encoding chromatin protein Cren7, whose product is MACEKPVKVRDPTTGKEVELVPIKVWQLAPRGRKGVKIGLFKSPETGKYFRAKVPDDYPICS
- the mvk gene encoding mevalonate kinase, with the protein product MIDCVARAPGKIILLGEHWVVHGARAIAAAIGLYARAIGSRSHEDGIVVRSRELGVTEDISRECKVFCNLREAVNFLAKTSGREPWPANIVIESDIPMGAGLGSSAAVAVAFSACYAALGGLSLDFSLISRAAYESEKIVHGRPSGIDNTVATYGGFMIYHKERGFTPLSDVRTENIRLLVIDTGIPRSTGKAVALFSKRLNVLGAIGYRLLNIADSIVDETVRALKEGDPAKIGLMMDVAHGLLNAMGVSHEALEEVVHLARRLGAYGAKLTGAGMGGTAIALVSESNADIITKELVRKGYKVYDVEIGVGGVTYEGSS
- a CDS encoding NUDIX hydrolase — encoded protein: MSARCIIIRDGKILLQLSKKGDFYRLPGGRVKPEETIVQALERELREELGIEKIIDPELLFIVESFYRRHSGVVHEIGFYFGCDKASIDFDKIVPKENHLRIEWVPLEKVNQHNLRPSALAPYLVKLGESKPEKPIYIVNVDVNSI
- a CDS encoding DUF2192 domain-containing protein, which produces MESLDPRKARESMKNRINAAMEVLSQILQKKVADRETATKILEETYRKKALQPLRGKAWPPDIWDKEMATLYVIGKYALMLNEENPDLFHKLFNYEETLEEAAITILLRPPEEARKFVLFLLGGHVDDNTIARMLRVVTTKVIMGFEEEDKLIELLQKIPEVLPEQERTVRKYARFYIALRLAQAIASKEIRSRIAKEAFKQALAARIGLQKIMPDDEYIAFIATNVFEVPRKNLLRILGGKEEKNKRNKKRSAAGS
- a CDS encoding acetyl ornithine aminotransferase family protein; the protein is MCAKLTKPHIVVEPPGPRAREIVEKDKQYLMQSFVRWYPLVVERAEDYVIYDVDGNAYIDLNAGLGVLNVGSTNPEVVKAATEQLKKFTHYSLTDFYYKNAVDLAEKLVNIAPVEKPAKVFYTNSGAESIEASIKAARYSTGRQYLIAFLGAFHGRTMGAVSLTASKPVQRKGFAPLLPSVIHVPYPYPYRCPFGTDDPEECGERTIGFLEEWVFGKLVDPTEVAAVIAEPIQGEGGYIVPPDNFFPKLVNLLRRHGILFVSDEVQAGICRTGKWFAIEHWNVKPDIIASAKAIAGGLPLGAVIGTDKAMSIGPGGHASTFGGNPVSVAAALAVIDFIEKNKLCERAARLGEKVIKRFQEAMNETQLIGDVRGKGLMIGVELVRDKKTKEPAKEELAEILMRLFKKGYLVIGAGVSTIRIAPPLTIDEEALMNAVEAIIEEIKKVEKERRK